A stretch of the Mycobacteroides immunogenum genome encodes the following:
- a CDS encoding helix-turn-helix domain-containing protein: protein MKQGKVKALVKHPTVEDATARVIGQPAIDLADLAVLTGVHVSTLQRAATRGDLPVPSARIGQRWIIPSAPVRELLHLGEAA from the coding sequence ATGAAGCAAGGGAAGGTGAAAGCGCTGGTCAAGCACCCCACAGTCGAGGACGCGACAGCGCGAGTCATCGGACAGCCAGCGATTGACCTCGCTGACCTGGCGGTGCTGACGGGTGTGCATGTGTCCACCCTGCAACGCGCTGCGACCCGGGGTGACCTGCCCGTGCCGAGCGCACGGATCGGGCAGCGCTGGATTATCCCGAGCGCCCCGGTGCGTGAGCTGCTGCACCTTGGGGAGGCGGCGTGA
- a CDS encoding DNA adenine methylase: MSTPMPVVLQRYAGRISKAAKRIQRVSLECRPAVEMVEAYGSSRENLLYVDPPYVVDRGIRRGGEYRVEMRSDRAHRELLEACLSCDASVVVSGYSSALYDSMLGDWYRWKIPMITSQGSGDGRRTEIVWSNRPLEGLGEESISCHEEGMRHEMDSRCPGCLSIIRQPKRGRRKTWCSDGCKSRGWRARRDVEGAPVEDDEATG; encoded by the coding sequence GTGTCCACTCCGATGCCCGTGGTGTTGCAGAGGTACGCTGGTCGAATTAGTAAGGCTGCCAAGAGGATTCAGCGAGTGAGCTTGGAGTGCCGTCCTGCTGTCGAGATGGTCGAGGCGTACGGGAGCAGCAGGGAGAACTTGCTCTACGTTGACCCGCCTTACGTGGTGGACAGGGGGATTCGGCGCGGCGGGGAGTACAGAGTTGAGATGAGAAGTGATAGGGCTCATCGCGAGTTGTTGGAGGCGTGCTTGTCGTGTGATGCGAGTGTTGTCGTGAGCGGGTACAGCTCGGCGCTGTACGACTCGATGCTCGGGGATTGGTATCGGTGGAAAATTCCGATGATCACGTCGCAAGGGTCGGGGGACGGTCGGCGGACGGAAATCGTGTGGAGCAACAGGCCGCTGGAAGGACTGGGCGAGGAGTCTATTTCGTGTCACGAGGAGGGTATGCGACACGAAATGGACAGTCGGTGTCCTGGCTGTTTGAGCATCATTCGACAGCCCAAAAGGGGACGGCGGAAGACGTGGTGTTCGGATGGGTGCAAGTCGCGCGGCTGGCGTGCTCGACGTGATGTCGAGGGTGCGCCGGTCGAGGACGACGAAGCCACTGGCTAG
- a CDS encoding recombinase family protein: MLIGYARVSTAEQSTGLQLDALQSAGVEKVFTDEGISGSVSSRPELDRCLAMLRSGDTLVVWRLDRLARSLKNLLELVESLSTRGIHLRSLTESIDTSSASGRLILSVFGALAEFERSLIIERTQAGLAAARLRGAKIGRPAAMSAGQVEQAKTLVGAGHRVGDVARTLGVGRSTLYRMLGETG; encoded by the coding sequence ATGTTAATTGGTTACGCACGGGTTTCCACCGCCGAGCAGTCCACAGGGCTCCAGCTCGATGCTCTACAGTCCGCTGGCGTCGAGAAGGTATTCACCGACGAGGGGATCAGCGGCTCCGTGTCCTCCCGTCCCGAACTCGACAGGTGTCTGGCGATGTTGCGTTCGGGTGACACTCTTGTCGTCTGGCGGCTTGACCGTCTAGCCAGGTCGCTCAAGAACCTCCTGGAACTTGTGGAGAGCCTGTCCACCAGGGGGATTCACCTCCGCTCGCTCACCGAGAGCATCGACACCTCCTCGGCTAGCGGGCGGCTCATCTTGAGCGTGTTCGGGGCGCTGGCGGAGTTCGAGCGGAGTCTGATTATCGAGCGCACGCAAGCGGGGCTGGCGGCAGCTCGCCTGCGGGGAGCCAAGATTGGGCGACCAGCGGCGATGTCAGCGGGACAGGTCGAGCAGGCGAAAACCCTTGTCGGGGCGGGTCATCGGGTCGGTGACGTGGCTCGGACGCTGGGTGTAGGGCGGAGCACACTGTATCGGATGCTCGGGGAGACGGGTTGA
- a CDS encoding Tox-REase-5 domain-containing protein, whose amino-acid sequence MLATDVNSYREALDPAAKLMAQLEDRTHDFKGYVERPGGSTWSGLWASASQEKADGAWRTVVHARDAMDESARAMLNTIDYDIIPPLNNAKAILNNVHGQPGVTVNDAECTLSYTAPEGMSKELADKNAKIVADASRELKDSATKWWAGVEKLKGQADAAGNTVAGQFNLAAAMFNVNKAVADTKPKDVPAATPDDNFYKDWYPKATPASTEAAAATAPVNPNAPVLGPPTPEKSVDPSKLGSIGGTVDYLNKNATPPAPSKPEPPKKGFLDGWVDAAKQKAEGIVDHAGDMIGLHGSEKFKDAWIDTGIGLAKDALDEATGNPGHVPSALDQTIDAYNKAEYAKTHGGSAASLAGAGLFDIQAKSAEATAAIATGGTGRFLERGVVEGALGAEGRAALHEGIPTLDNTLHNTVKGFLNDALHPETPAAPHIETPAVPRAEIPTAPHVEEPAVSHAEPPSGGGHVGEDAPGHHAPPAVEHSAPHVDHSPSPSPPSVVEHPADTFDPHQGRHYTSGDPHYPGGWPPGTPESTWAKGDTDPGWHHINRGERPWMPYQEQISGAERLPDGRIPEYAQLNPDTGKMVNFDGHTYRGDQEVFLDAKDGYAKLATEPGKPWTNGMTDGLLKEVESQLGALPDGARLEIHVSDPTGAAAIRKLLSDNFIYGAQVIYTPKAP is encoded by the coding sequence GCGTCCGGGCGGCTCAACGTGGAGCGGCCTATGGGCGAGCGCCTCACAGGAGAAAGCGGACGGTGCGTGGCGCACTGTCGTGCACGCCCGCGACGCGATGGACGAATCGGCTCGGGCGATGCTCAACACCATCGACTACGACATCATCCCGCCCCTCAACAACGCCAAAGCGATCCTGAACAACGTCCACGGCCAACCCGGCGTGACAGTCAACGACGCCGAATGCACGCTCAGCTACACCGCGCCCGAGGGGATGAGCAAGGAACTGGCCGACAAGAACGCCAAGATCGTCGCGGACGCTTCCCGCGAGTTGAAGGACTCAGCCACCAAGTGGTGGGCGGGCGTCGAGAAGCTCAAAGGCCAGGCCGACGCAGCCGGGAACACGGTCGCTGGTCAATTCAACCTGGCCGCTGCGATGTTCAACGTCAACAAGGCCGTCGCAGACACCAAACCCAAAGACGTTCCCGCCGCGACGCCGGACGACAACTTCTACAAGGACTGGTACCCCAAAGCCACCCCCGCCAGCACCGAGGCTGCTGCCGCGACCGCCCCAGTCAATCCGAACGCCCCGGTCCTGGGGCCACCCACACCGGAGAAATCCGTTGACCCGAGCAAGTTGGGCAGCATCGGTGGCACGGTCGATTACCTCAACAAGAATGCAACGCCCCCAGCCCCGTCGAAGCCCGAACCACCGAAGAAAGGCTTCCTGGACGGCTGGGTTGACGCCGCTAAACAGAAGGCCGAAGGCATCGTTGACCATGCGGGCGACATGATCGGCCTGCACGGCAGCGAGAAGTTCAAGGACGCCTGGATTGACACCGGCATCGGCCTAGCCAAAGACGCGCTTGACGAAGCCACCGGTAACCCCGGACACGTCCCCTCAGCACTCGACCAAACCATCGACGCCTACAACAAGGCCGAGTACGCCAAAACGCACGGCGGCTCAGCGGCCTCTTTAGCCGGAGCGGGACTCTTCGACATACAGGCCAAAAGCGCCGAAGCCACGGCGGCAATCGCCACGGGCGGCACTGGACGCTTCCTGGAACGCGGGGTGGTCGAGGGTGCGCTTGGGGCCGAGGGGCGAGCCGCCCTGCACGAGGGCATACCCACCCTCGACAACACACTGCACAACACCGTCAAAGGCTTCCTCAACGACGCCCTACACCCCGAAACCCCAGCAGCACCCCACATCGAGACACCGGCGGTGCCACGCGCTGAGATTCCCACAGCACCACATGTCGAGGAACCAGCGGTATCGCACGCCGAACCGCCAAGCGGCGGTGGACATGTGGGTGAGGACGCGCCAGGACACCACGCTCCACCCGCAGTCGAGCACTCAGCGCCTCATGTTGACCACAGCCCGTCTCCATCACCGCCTTCAGTTGTCGAGCATCCAGCGGACACCTTCGACCCACACCAGGGACGGCACTACACCTCGGGTGACCCGCACTATCCAGGGGGCTGGCCACCGGGCACACCGGAATCGACCTGGGCGAAGGGAGACACCGACCCTGGCTGGCATCACATCAACCGAGGCGAACGCCCTTGGATGCCCTACCAAGAACAGATTTCTGGAGCCGAACGGCTCCCTGACGGGCGAATCCCCGAATACGCCCAACTCAACCCCGACACCGGCAAGATGGTCAACTTCGACGGGCACACCTACCGTGGCGACCAAGAAGTCTTCCTCGACGCCAAAGACGGCTACGCCAAGCTAGCCACCGAACCGGGCAAGCCATGGACGAACGGGATGACTGACGGACTGCTCAAAGAAGTCGAAAGCCAACTTGGAGCCTTACCTGACGGTGCCCGCCTGGAGATACATGTCTCAGACCCCACGGGCGCGGCGGCAATCCGAAAGCTGCTCAGTGACAACTTCATTTACGGAGCCCAGGTCATCTACACACCGAAGGCACCATGA